A genomic window from Ignavibacteria bacterium includes:
- a CDS encoding sigma-54-dependent Fis family transcriptional regulator: MMSNEDIKILVVDDEVNSTILLKKVLEKKGYDALTENDSKAAMQLVENGDFDIIISDLQMPDVSGLDLLRAKKDDTLFIMITGFGSIDSAVEAMKLGAFDYIGKPFNLDEFILKFDKAVENIRLNSQVETLRSQLDENSSFSSIIGKSRKMLHVFDMIKNVARTDANVLIEGQSGTGKELVAKAIHYNSSRAAGPFIAINCSAIPDNLLESELFGHTKGAYTGAVEAQKGVFELAHGGTLLLDEIAEMPFNLQSKLLRVIETWEIKPLGSDKVKKVDVRLLSATNRVIKEMIDEKKFREDLFYRIATVSISLPSLNERKDDIPILADHFIKKISAKMNKNAALKGDAIEVLTNHNWPGNVRELENVIERAVISSDTDMLGRHNFKFLVSNGNEIENITPGGNLELKDLEKVHIRKVLEENGWNKLQAAKILGIDRKTLYKKIKEYELE, encoded by the coding sequence ATGATGAGTAACGAAGATATAAAAATACTGGTAGTAGATGATGAGGTTAATTCCACAATACTTTTAAAAAAAGTACTGGAAAAAAAAGGGTATGATGCTTTAACCGAAAATGATTCAAAAGCCGCAATGCAGCTGGTGGAAAATGGCGATTTTGATATTATTATATCAGATCTGCAGATGCCGGATGTAAGCGGGTTAGACCTGCTGCGCGCTAAAAAAGATGATACCCTGTTCATAATGATCACCGGATTCGGCTCAATTGACTCCGCAGTCGAAGCAATGAAGCTTGGAGCGTTTGATTATATCGGCAAGCCGTTTAACCTTGATGAATTTATACTGAAATTCGATAAGGCTGTAGAAAATATCAGGCTTAATTCACAGGTTGAAACATTACGCTCTCAGCTGGATGAAAATTCATCATTCAGCAGCATAATCGGCAAAAGCAGAAAGATGCTTCATGTGTTTGATATGATAAAAAATGTTGCAAGAACAGATGCCAATGTGCTGATTGAAGGTCAAAGCGGAACAGGTAAGGAGCTTGTTGCCAAAGCAATACATTATAACAGCAGCCGTGCAGCAGGACCGTTTATAGCAATCAACTGTTCTGCAATTCCGGATAATCTTCTTGAGAGTGAACTTTTCGGTCATACAAAAGGAGCTTATACCGGTGCGGTTGAAGCTCAAAAAGGCGTTTTTGAGCTTGCTCACGGGGGAACCCTGCTGCTTGATGAAATTGCGGAAATGCCTTTTAACCTGCAGTCAAAACTTCTCAGGGTGATTGAAACATGGGAAATTAAACCTCTTGGAAGTGATAAGGTAAAAAAAGTTGATGTAAGGCTCTTAAGCGCTACAAACCGTGTGATCAAAGAAATGATCGATGAAAAGAAATTCCGCGAGGATCTGTTTTACAGGATCGCTACAGTATCAATTTCTCTTCCATCATTAAATGAAAGAAAAGATGATATCCCTATTTTAGCAGATCATTTTATCAAAAAGATATCAGCTAAAATGAATAAGAATGCCGCTTTAAAAGGCGATGCCATTGAGGTCTTAACAAATCATAACTGGCCGGGAAATGTAAGGGAGCTTGAAAATGTAATTGAGCGCGCTGTAATTTCCAGTGATACAGATATGCTTGGCAGACATAATTTTAAATTCCTGGTTTCAAACGGTAATGAAATCGAAAATATTACTCCCGGGGGAAACCTAGAATTGAAAGACCTGGAAAAAGTTCACATCCGTAAAGTGCTTGAAGAGAACGGCTGGAACAAGCTGCAGGCAGCAAAGATATTAGGCATAGACCGCAAAACCCTTTACAAGAAGATAAAAGAGTATGAACTGGAGTGA
- a CDS encoding SRPBCC domain-containing protein — MEIVWKALSDKTRRKILDLLREKERTTGELCKHFKKLTRYGVMKHLNILHKANLIIIKREGKNRWNYINPLPIREIYERWVKKYEAGWSSYLIDFKNKMEKPKMEKIKFTVAVRIAKPIEEVFKAFTDNEILSSYFVTAASAPIKAVGDKITWSWGEHKTDITVTEFEENKKVSFTWPAYKVDYDLNCTFEFETVDGKTRVVVTEEGWKDDEAGINSSLMNNAGWKDMLLSMKAWVMYGVDLRK, encoded by the coding sequence ATGGAAATTGTCTGGAAAGCTTTATCTGATAAAACACGCAGGAAGATCCTGGACCTGCTGAGAGAAAAGGAAAGAACCACCGGTGAGCTGTGCAAACATTTTAAAAAACTCACCCGGTATGGTGTAATGAAACATCTCAATATTCTGCATAAAGCTAACCTGATAATTATTAAACGGGAAGGGAAAAACAGGTGGAATTACATTAACCCGCTTCCCATAAGAGAAATTTACGAACGCTGGGTAAAAAAATACGAAGCGGGATGGAGCAGCTATTTAATAGATTTCAAAAATAAAATGGAGAAACCAAAAATGGAAAAGATCAAGTTCACAGTAGCAGTCAGGATAGCAAAACCTATTGAAGAAGTATTTAAAGCTTTTACGGATAATGAGATCCTAAGCAGTTACTTTGTAACTGCGGCAAGTGCACCAATAAAAGCTGTTGGAGATAAAATAACGTGGTCATGGGGTGAGCATAAAACAGATATTACAGTTACTGAATTCGAAGAAAATAAAAAAGTATCTTTTACGTGGCCTGCTTATAAAGTTGATTATGACCTGAACTGTACATTTGAATTTGAAACAGTTGACGGTAAAACAAGAGTAGTTGTTACTGAAGAAGGCTGGAAAGATGATGAAGCAGGCATCAACAGTTCACTAATGAACAATGCCGGATGGAAAGATATGCTCTTAAGCATGAAAGCATGGGTAATGTATGGTGTTGATCTGAGAAAGTAA
- a CDS encoding cytochrome c3 family protein: MNSYLKNIFKIFLPVILISGLLIFADSYSGLKKSSTDVCLSCHEDKELTMEKNGKKISLFVNGEGYKKSVHNVAECEDCHENYNPDELPHSKNPAEVNCISCHKEAKNIETNVHAKVKCYDCHTKHDIKPAKEFANEQTKSCLSCHKQKNIQHYSESIHAKNNVTCESCHGGGHTVKKIAKHEVTATCGKCHGDHEKNFKNSIHMTVLNKGNQNAPTCTDCHGSHKIIRGKISVESQACLECHLDEKKFPGEEKGSAKFVQHYKTSIHAAVEKDGLLEAAGCVDCHGNHMIQEPNNPKASTNRAKLMETCGKCHKETVEHFKKSKHGQELLKGSDKAPTCTDCHGEHDIQSTLLSNDFSKINLTDKCLSCHKDGKIPHKNYKGEEELITGYQNSIHYLALKDGNFDAPTCYQCHGAHEMESANDPNSRISKKNIAKTCGQSGCHTNQLADFNGSIHEIGVSKDNKDAPTCNNCHGNHGIITKNVDNKLQKSRDIITLCSNCHSSVELVERNDLPTQVSETFSESFHGLAIRGGGKEAANCESCHGNHNVRPSTDSLSTIHKKYLPQTCGKCHPGATEVLFSKKIHLTNLEEDSPAVFWITRIYMFMIFGLIGFMVFHNILDYRRKWQHRKQHGKKKK; the protein is encoded by the coding sequence ATGAACAGCTATCTGAAAAATATATTTAAAATTTTCCTGCCAGTTATACTTATCAGCGGGTTGTTGATATTTGCGGACAGCTATTCAGGCTTAAAAAAATCCAGTACAGATGTTTGCCTTTCATGCCATGAAGATAAAGAACTAACCATGGAAAAGAACGGGAAGAAAATATCCCTGTTCGTAAACGGTGAAGGCTATAAAAAATCAGTTCATAACGTTGCAGAATGTGAAGATTGCCATGAGAATTATAACCCTGATGAGCTTCCTCATTCAAAAAATCCGGCTGAGGTTAACTGTATCAGCTGCCATAAAGAAGCGAAAAATATTGAAACTAATGTTCACGCCAAAGTTAAGTGTTATGACTGCCATACAAAACATGATATAAAGCCGGCAAAAGAATTTGCCAATGAACAGACTAAATCATGCTTAAGCTGCCACAAACAGAAGAACATACAGCATTACTCTGAAAGTATTCATGCAAAGAACAATGTAACATGTGAAAGCTGTCACGGCGGAGGACATACTGTTAAGAAAATCGCCAAACATGAAGTTACCGCAACATGCGGAAAGTGTCATGGCGACCATGAAAAGAATTTTAAGAACAGCATTCACATGACTGTTTTGAACAAAGGCAACCAGAATGCGCCAACCTGTACTGACTGCCATGGTTCACATAAGATAATACGCGGCAAAATATCGGTGGAATCACAGGCATGCTTAGAGTGCCATCTTGATGAGAAAAAATTCCCGGGCGAAGAAAAAGGCTCAGCGAAATTCGTTCAGCATTACAAAACCAGCATTCATGCAGCAGTTGAAAAAGACGGATTGCTTGAAGCTGCCGGTTGTGTTGACTGCCACGGAAACCATATGATACAGGAGCCTAATAATCCGAAAGCTTCCACAAACCGGGCTAAGCTGATGGAAACCTGCGGAAAGTGCCACAAAGAAACAGTTGAGCATTTCAAAAAATCAAAACACGGGCAGGAACTTTTAAAAGGAAGCGATAAAGCCCCCACATGTACTGATTGCCACGGTGAGCATGATATACAGTCAACACTGCTTTCCAACGATTTTTCGAAGATAAATCTAACAGATAAATGTTTAAGCTGCCATAAGGATGGCAAGATACCGCATAAGAATTATAAAGGCGAAGAAGAGTTAATAACCGGATACCAGAACAGTATTCATTACCTGGCGTTAAAGGATGGAAATTTTGATGCACCGACCTGTTACCAGTGCCATGGTGCACATGAAATGGAAAGCGCAAATGATCCCAACAGCAGGATAAGCAAGAAAAATATAGCTAAAACATGCGGTCAGTCTGGATGTCATACAAACCAGCTTGCGGATTTTAACGGAAGCATTCATGAAATAGGGGTAAGCAAAGATAATAAAGACGCTCCAACCTGTAATAACTGCCATGGAAATCACGGAATTATTACAAAGAATGTTGATAACAAGCTTCAGAAATCCAGGGATATTATTACGCTCTGTTCAAACTGCCACAGCTCTGTTGAGCTTGTTGAAAGAAATGACCTTCCAACACAGGTATCAGAGACATTCAGTGAAAGCTTTCACGGGCTGGCTATCAGGGGCGGAGGTAAGGAAGCTGCGAACTGCGAAAGCTGCCATGGTAATCATAACGTAAGGCCTTCAACTGATTCTTTATCAACAATTCATAAAAAGTATTTGCCGCAAACTTGTGGTAAATGTCATCCCGGAGCAACCGAGGTATTGTTTAGTAAAAAGATACATTTGACAAATCTTGAAGAAGATTCACCTGCTGTGTTCTGGATCACAAGAATTTACATGTTCATGATATTCGGATTGATAGGTTTTATGGTGTTCCATAATATTCTTGACTACAGAAGAAAATGGCAGCACAGGAAACAGCACGGGAAAAAGAAAAAATGA
- a CDS encoding cytochrome b/b6 domain-containing protein has protein sequence MAAQETAREKEKMSGKDKIKVQESFEDIKYLRMSFNERVQHFLLFTSFITLILTGFGLKFPEAFWVKWIVYIIGDNAFEARGIVHRIASLVMIGASVYHLYYILFVPRGKQLVRDFLPCKQDLIDFKDSMLYLIGRSDVKPRLGRFSYIEKMEYWAVVWGTVIMSATGFILWFENTFLKIVGTEGMEVSTAIHYYEAILASLAILVWHFYFIFINPDVAPMNKAWSKGYLTREQMEHEHPLELEELERKAADEKAAAEAEKAAAEAEKEKKAIKANEEKENKAEENNSDSKK, from the coding sequence ATGGCAGCACAGGAAACAGCACGGGAAAAAGAAAAAATGAGCGGGAAAGATAAAATAAAGGTACAGGAAAGTTTTGAAGATATAAAATATCTCAGAATGAGCTTTAATGAAAGGGTTCAGCATTTCCTTTTATTTACAAGCTTTATTACTCTGATCCTAACCGGTTTCGGACTTAAATTTCCTGAAGCCTTCTGGGTAAAATGGATAGTATATATAATTGGCGATAATGCATTTGAAGCAAGGGGAATAGTTCACAGAATAGCATCCCTGGTAATGATAGGTGCATCTGTTTATCATTTATACTATATATTATTTGTTCCGCGCGGTAAACAGCTGGTCAGGGACTTTCTGCCATGCAAACAGGACCTTATAGATTTTAAGGATTCCATGCTTTACCTGATAGGGAGATCTGATGTAAAGCCAAGGCTCGGAAGGTTCAGCTACATAGAAAAAATGGAATACTGGGCTGTAGTGTGGGGTACTGTGATAATGAGCGCAACGGGTTTTATACTGTGGTTCGAAAATACATTTTTAAAGATAGTAGGCACCGAAGGAATGGAAGTTTCTACTGCTATTCATTATTACGAAGCTATACTTGCTTCGCTGGCAATTCTTGTTTGGCATTTTTACTTTATATTTATAAACCCGGATGTTGCACCAATGAATAAAGCCTGGTCAAAAGGGTATTTAACCCGTGAACAGATGGAGCATGAACATCCTTTAGAGCTTGAAGAGCTTGAAAGAAAAGCTGCTGACGAAAAAGCCGCAGCAGAAGCAGAAAAAGCTGCAGCGGAAGCTGAAAAAGAAAAAAAAGCAATTAAAGCAAACGAAGAAAAAGAGAACAAAGCGGAAGAAAATAATTCTGATTCAAAAAAATAA
- a CDS encoding cytochrome c3 family protein, translating to MSEETKAETPSEKPKELKQVRFFKKVRGLKRFFLFTGIYLGLFLILLAGSAEYTSRPAFCPTCHYMESFYQSWRTSAHNKVDCVECHFEPGISGTVRGKLNGLVQIVSYVSQSYKKRKPWAEIPDNTCARSGCHEMQNIKDSTYNFKGVQFSHKNHLQEQRRGKTLKCTSCHSQVVQGSHIEVTEATCFTCHFKKSDDPEHKYDKLADCNTCHSWENKSKEEMASFRYDHTSVRDNKFACLDCHSNTVSGKGDVGKERCFQCHFETERLEKMTDIKLMHETHIKKHSMKCFTCHNQIDHKVQKMDPTAPPDCQSCHTNAHTQMVSLYTGENGFNVEKSPSAMFMNGINCRGCHVFHEMDRMDINTSKSGGKACEKCHGKGYDKLIEQWKAGTVKRVASINSIYKNVMPIISKSTSDKKPQAEEMMRQAEHNIKIVEIGKSVHNIQFADKLLIGAYGLMKNALSTIGAANSLPVFTSASEFIPNECYSCHSGIQEINVKKFDMNFSHNKHIIDNKISCNKCHSNEQKHGTTIITEQGCNNCHHSASKTNESCVKCHKFQEQVYNGNVFGKNQPDFMKTAGAGCGDCHLNADKVVKPDKMICLKCHEAGYDDQMGEWKADVKKISAELGELIQKAKTMELGNEEKAEVEDAKKILNQITSHPSIYVHNYDLITTVLNEKKKKLKNFVK from the coding sequence ATGAGTGAAGAAACTAAAGCAGAAACACCATCAGAAAAGCCGAAAGAGCTAAAGCAAGTCAGGTTCTTTAAAAAGGTGAGAGGATTAAAAAGATTTTTCCTGTTTACCGGTATTTACCTCGGATTATTCCTGATACTTTTGGCAGGTTCTGCTGAATATACTTCCCGGCCGGCTTTTTGCCCGACCTGTCATTACATGGAGTCATTCTATCAAAGCTGGCGAACCTCAGCTCATAACAAAGTAGATTGCGTAGAATGTCATTTTGAACCGGGAATTTCAGGAACTGTTCGCGGTAAGCTGAACGGATTAGTGCAGATAGTGAGCTATGTATCACAATCATACAAAAAGCGCAAACCATGGGCAGAAATTCCGGATAACACATGCGCGCGTTCCGGCTGCCATGAAATGCAGAATATAAAAGATTCAACTTACAATTTTAAGGGTGTTCAGTTCAGCCATAAGAATCACCTGCAGGAACAGCGCAGGGGCAAAACACTTAAATGTACAAGCTGTCACTCACAGGTTGTGCAGGGTTCTCACATTGAAGTTACTGAAGCAACCTGTTTTACCTGTCACTTCAAGAAATCAGATGATCCGGAGCATAAATATGATAAGCTTGCTGACTGCAATACATGCCACAGCTGGGAAAATAAATCAAAAGAAGAAATGGCAAGCTTCAGGTATGACCATACATCAGTCCGGGATAACAAGTTTGCATGTTTGGATTGCCATTCAAACACAGTTTCAGGCAAAGGTGATGTTGGCAAGGAAAGGTGCTTCCAGTGTCATTTTGAAACCGAACGGCTTGAAAAGATGACAGATATTAAGCTGATGCATGAAACACACATCAAAAAGCACAGCATGAAATGTTTTACATGTCATAACCAGATAGACCATAAAGTTCAGAAGATGGATCCGACTGCACCGCCGGACTGCCAGAGCTGCCACACCAATGCTCACACACAAATGGTGAGTTTATACACAGGTGAGAACGGATTTAATGTGGAAAAATCACCCAGCGCAATGTTCATGAACGGTATCAACTGCCGCGGCTGTCATGTATTCCATGAAATGGACAGGATGGATATAAACACATCCAAATCAGGAGGTAAAGCCTGTGAAAAATGCCACGGCAAAGGTTATGATAAGCTTATAGAACAATGGAAAGCCGGAACAGTAAAAAGAGTGGCATCAATTAATTCGATCTATAAAAATGTGATGCCGATAATTTCAAAAAGCACAAGCGATAAAAAGCCGCAGGCTGAAGAAATGATGAGACAGGCTGAACATAATATTAAGATAGTAGAAATAGGAAAAAGCGTTCATAATATCCAGTTTGCTGATAAGCTGTTGATAGGCGCTTATGGTTTGATGAAAAATGCTCTTTCAACAATAGGGGCAGCAAATTCATTGCCGGTATTTACATCAGCTTCAGAATTTATACCGAATGAATGCTACAGCTGCCACTCAGGAATACAGGAAATAAATGTGAAGAAGTTCGATATGAATTTTTCACATAACAAGCATATAATAGATAATAAAATATCATGTAATAAGTGTCACTCAAATGAACAGAAGCACGGGACTACTATTATCACCGAACAGGGCTGTAATAACTGTCATCACTCAGCCAGCAAAACCAATGAAAGCTGTGTAAAATGTCATAAATTCCAGGAACAGGTATATAACGGAAATGTATTCGGAAAGAACCAGCCTGATTTTATGAAAACTGCGGGTGCAGGCTGCGGTGACTGTCACTTAAATGCTGATAAAGTTGTAAAACCCGATAAAATGATATGCTTAAAATGCCACGAAGCCGGTTATGACGACCAAATGGGAGAGTGGAAAGCGGATGTTAAGAAAATTTCTGCTGAGCTTGGAGAGCTAATTCAGAAAGCAAAAACTATGGAGCTGGGCAATGAAGAAAAAGCTGAAGTCGAAGATGCTAAAAAGATCCTGAACCAGATAACATCACATCCGAGCATTTACGTGCATAATTATGACCTGATAACCACAGTACTTAATGAAAAGAAAAAGAAGCTTAAGAACTTCGTTAAATAA
- a CDS encoding cytochrome C554, translated as MRTKISIAVLAVIVFAAYSFTFFEYAHKAAAGKYVGVQTCVGACHKTDAQGKQLDIWQNSKHSNAFKVLQTPEADKIAKDKGFTTPAAETPACLKCHVLGKDIDPTELESTFSKEDGVQCETCHGAGSEYKKLSIMKDKEKSKENGLIVHDDKAAFCTGCHNSESPTFKSFNYDEMWPKIQHSKPQ; from the coding sequence ATGAGAACAAAAATTTCAATAGCGGTATTGGCAGTTATTGTATTTGCTGCATACAGCTTTACATTTTTTGAGTATGCGCATAAAGCAGCAGCCGGAAAATATGTAGGCGTACAGACCTGTGTTGGCGCATGCCATAAAACAGATGCCCAGGGAAAACAGCTTGATATCTGGCAGAACAGCAAACACTCTAATGCTTTTAAAGTGCTGCAGACCCCTGAAGCTGACAAAATTGCAAAAGATAAAGGATTCACAACACCGGCAGCAGAAACCCCGGCTTGCTTAAAGTGCCATGTATTGGGCAAAGATATTGATCCAACAGAGCTTGAATCAACATTCAGCAAAGAAGACGGCGTTCAGTGTGAAACATGCCACGGTGCAGGTTCAGAATATAAAAAGCTTTCTATAATGAAAGATAAGGAAAAATCAAAAGAGAACGGTTTGATAGTTCACGATGATAAAGCAGCATTCTGCACAGGCTGTCATAATTCAGAAAGCCCGACATTCAAGAGCTTTAATTATGATGAAATGTGGCCGAAAATTCAGCACAGCAAACCTCAGTAA
- a CDS encoding cytochrome C, whose translation MKITKLYIFLIAGLLIFLSSTAYLVKDSKSLNKNSVSKVFADSKNEAVRYDNSKIIKFDHKLHVKDAGVKCEDCHAGAVNSISSKDNLNPKKENCSGCHDVKDEKTCNLCHYEGVYKKLKTNKTELIFSHKQHIDTEKKQCIDCHQGLDNVKYSKEVTASGMPSMESCYSCHNTQKASNNCESCHSNLTNLTPANHRSPNFLNEHKLSDISSGKNNCMMCHSDNLCQACHSPVGFNGNNTKQGFYAPYYTKETGVRTDRTALQKLTTAHSLNYKFMHGLDANQKSFECKTCHEQSTFCAECHQNGGELVSGFAPTSHQVAGFTTFGVNTGGGLHSDLAKKDIESCASCHDVEGRDPVCVKCHFDNDGVKGTNPKTHESGFMRDEKGIWHDTEGANCYSCHTDANAKPNGIAGRGFCGYCHESTGSDKFKLR comes from the coding sequence ATGAAAATAACTAAACTATATATATTTCTTATTGCAGGGCTTTTAATATTTTTAAGCTCAACAGCATATCTTGTTAAAGATTCCAAAAGCCTGAATAAGAATTCAGTATCAAAAGTATTTGCAGATTCAAAAAACGAAGCTGTAAGATATGATAACAGCAAAATCATCAAGTTCGATCATAAGCTGCATGTAAAAGATGCAGGCGTAAAATGTGAAGATTGCCATGCAGGCGCAGTTAACAGTATTTCTTCCAAAGATAACCTGAACCCGAAGAAAGAAAACTGCTCAGGCTGCCACGATGTGAAAGATGAGAAGACATGTAACCTCTGTCATTACGAGGGAGTTTACAAAAAGCTTAAAACAAATAAAACCGAGCTGATTTTTTCTCATAAGCAGCATATAGATACAGAAAAGAAACAGTGTATTGATTGCCACCAGGGACTTGATAACGTAAAATATTCAAAAGAAGTCACAGCTTCGGGAATGCCTTCAATGGAAAGCTGCTACAGCTGCCACAATACTCAAAAGGCTTCAAATAATTGTGAAAGCTGCCACAGCAATCTGACAAACTTAACGCCGGCAAATCACCGCAGTCCTAATTTTTTGAATGAACATAAGCTCAGCGATATTTCCAGCGGAAAGAACAACTGTATGATGTGCCACAGCGATAATCTTTGCCAGGCTTGTCATTCACCGGTTGGTTTCAATGGAAATAATACCAAACAGGGATTCTATGCGCCGTATTATACAAAAGAAACCGGTGTAAGAACTGACAGAACAGCGCTGCAAAAGCTTACAACAGCTCACTCATTGAATTATAAATTCATGCACGGACTTGACGCCAACCAGAAAAGCTTTGAATGCAAAACATGCCATGAACAAAGTACATTCTGTGCTGAGTGTCACCAGAACGGCGGGGAGCTGGTATCCGGTTTTGCACCCACATCGCACCAGGTTGCAGGATTTACCACATTCGGCGTAAATACCGGAGGCGGGCTGCATTCAGACCTGGCTAAAAAAGATATCGAGTCATGCGCATCATGCCATGATGTAGAAGGCAGAGACCCGGTATGCGTTAAATGCCATTTTGATAATGATGGTGTGAAGGGTACAAATCCGAAAACACATGAATCAGGATTTATGAGAGATGAAAAGGGCATTTGGCACGATACTGAAGGGGCTAACTGCTACAGCTGTCATACAGATGCGAATGCAAAACCTAACGGTATTGCAGGCAGGGGATTCTGCGGCTACTGTCATGAAAGCACGGGTTCTGATAAGTTCAAGTTAAGATAA
- a CDS encoding CxxxxCH/CxxCH domain-containing protein: MKKIILFYGLFITFLASVLLYQGCSELDNSVTLAPEIRTHGEGWSNPGSGNFHGSYIASTKWNLGQCKTCHGGDYSGGTSGSTCLGCHTGSGGPENCRLCHGNSDHANPPSALNGDTSVSSIGVGVHMSHRYSVYGAALSCEDCHRDINGFDDPNHIGPDADGIAEIVFGTRAYDTLGGPIRPDPTWNRSTATCSNVYCHGTFKEGNVNAVGVWTNPGSVVCGTCHGDPNTGNPTPQVNGVITPPHYSFMNSTTCYICHSSVMNPSGQIIDKELHINGEVNY; this comes from the coding sequence ATGAAAAAGATAATATTGTTTTACGGATTATTCATTACTTTTCTTGCATCCGTATTATTATACCAGGGATGCAGTGAGCTTGATAATAGCGTAACACTTGCCCCGGAAATAAGAACGCACGGGGAAGGATGGAGTAATCCGGGTTCCGGTAATTTTCACGGAAGCTATATAGCTTCCACTAAATGGAACCTTGGGCAATGCAAAACCTGCCATGGGGGCGACTATTCCGGCGGAACTTCAGGCTCTACCTGTTTAGGCTGCCATACAGGCAGCGGCGGACCTGAAAACTGCAGGCTATGCCATGGCAACAGCGATCATGCAAATCCGCCCAGCGCGCTTAACGGTGATACTTCTGTGAGCTCTATTGGTGTAGGTGTTCATATGAGCCACAGGTATTCTGTTTACGGCGCTGCACTAAGCTGTGAAGACTGCCACAGGGATATTAACGGTTTTGATGACCCGAATCATATCGGACCGGATGCAGATGGTATTGCTGAAATAGTATTTGGCACAAGGGCCTACGATACTTTAGGCGGACCGATCAGACCGGACCCGACATGGAACAGAAGCACTGCAACATGTTCCAATGTTTACTGCCACGGTACATTTAAAGAAGGCAATGTAAATGCAGTTGGTGTGTGGACAAATCCGGGAAGTGTTGTATGCGGAACTTGTCACGGGGATCCTAACACAGGGAATCCGACGCCGCAGGTAAACGGTGTAATTACACCGCCGCACTATTCATTTATGAATAGTACAACCTGTTATATTTGTCATAGTTCCGTGATGAATCCTTCGGGACAGATAATTGATAAGGAACTTCATATTAACGGAGAAGTAAATTATTAA
- a CDS encoding DUF2202 domain-containing protein — MALALISSISAALSFFSAEPNTINKVIPAVFNGSSVTDDERESIKYMREEEKLARDVYTMMYSKYSIKPFRNIKQAEQTHMDLMKDLLAKYSIDDPVISDETGSFTNSELKSLYTKLIEQGNLSLVDALKAGALIEETDIADLDKQLKITENKDIKETYDYLRFGSENHLRAFVRNLSANGVEYSPLVLAKEDFDKIILAKNSNNNNCCGKCDGKGKGRGNGKGNGRYYNGDCPNNNYRNNNCPNNSWRR; from the coding sequence ATGGCTCTTGCACTCATCTCATCCATATCCGCAGCCTTAAGCTTTTTTTCCGCAGAACCAAATACAATAAATAAAGTTATTCCTGCAGTATTTAACGGCTCTTCAGTTACAGATGATGAGCGCGAAAGTATAAAGTATATGCGTGAGGAAGAAAAGCTGGCCCGTGATGTTTATACAATGATGTATTCTAAATACAGCATAAAACCTTTCAGGAATATAAAGCAGGCTGAACAAACTCATATGGACCTTATGAAAGACCTGCTGGCAAAATACAGCATTGATGACCCGGTAATTTCAGATGAAACCGGTAGTTTTACTAATTCAGAGCTGAAATCACTTTACACAAAACTTATTGAACAGGGTAATTTATCACTGGTTGATGCATTAAAAGCCGGTGCATTGATTGAAGAAACCGATATTGCAGATCTTGATAAACAGCTTAAAATTACAGAAAATAAAGATATAAAAGAGACCTATGATTATTTAAGATTTGGCTCTGAAAACCATCTCAGGGCTTTTGTAAGGAATTTAAGTGCTAACGGTGTTGAATATTCGCCGCTGGTTTTGGCAAAAGAAGATTTTGACAAAATCATACTTGCCAAGAATTCAAATAATAACAACTGCTGCGGAAAGTGTGACGGCAAAGGTAAAGGAAGAGGAAACGGAAAAGGTAACGGCAGATACTATAATGGAGATTGCCCTAATAATAACTACAGAAACAACAATTGCCCTAACAATTCATGGAGGAGGTAA